The following are encoded in a window of Pyrenophora tritici-repentis strain M4 chromosome 6, whole genome shotgun sequence genomic DNA:
- a CDS encoding DDE-3 multi-domain protein — translation MPGTGHRLQPAVLQAILDRIAACESDRAISRATGASRNTVAKLRLSLEFWGVPYPPRCVRLGRPSILRQAQREGLQAYLNGSPGAYMDEMRDFLYDEYDVRISLASVYRELEKMRWSRKLATKRAKEQSEPLRRLYLARMAQHYKAEQIVALDESACNERTGDRKYGWSPIGEPVELSHSFRRSERWSLLPAMTIDGYISYKIFQGAITSEILEDFLEFQVLPFCNPHPGPASVIVLDNASIHRSERVRVLCQSAGVLLEYLPPYSPDFNPIEKSFKQLKGWMKRNSAQAENFIDFGVFLEYAAQLVCCNINCRSWFHRCGYPY, via the coding sequence atgccaggcaccggccaccgcttgcagcccgctgttctccaggctatcctcgaccgaattgctgcctgcgaaagtgatcgagccatctctagagctacaggtgcgagccgtaacacagtagcaaagctgaggttgagcttagagttttggggcgtgccttatccgccgcgctgcgttcgacttgggcggccatctatactccggcaagctcagcgcgaaggccttcaggcatacctcaatggctcaccgggcgcatacatggatgagatgagggacttcttgtacgacgagtacgacgttaggataagccttgcgagcgtttaccgagagctagagaagatgagatggtctcgcaagcttgcaacaaagcgggcaaaggagcagagtgagccactccgccgcctctatcttgccaggatggcgcaacactataaggcggagcagatcgttgcgttggacgagagcgcctgcaatgagcgtacgggcgaccgcaagtatggctggtctccaatcggggagccggtggagctatcacacagcttcaggcgatcagaacggtggtcgctgctgccagccatgacgatagatggctacataagctataagatctttcaaggcgcgattacatctgagatcctagaagacttcttagagtttcaagtgctgccgttctgcaatcctcacccagggccagcctcagtaatcgtgcttgataacgcctccatccatcgatcagagcgtgtacgggtgctttgccaaagtgctggagtactccttgagtatctgccgccatactcaccagatttcaaccccatcgagaagagctttaagcagctcaaggggtggatgaaaaggaattcagcgcaagcggagaacttcattgactttggggtctttcttgagtatgcagcgcagctggtgtgctgtaatattaactgcagaagctggttccataggtgtggctatccctattaa